A part of Haloarchaeobius sp. HME9146 genomic DNA contains:
- a CDS encoding BolA family protein, with protein MTPEEVADMIEANLDDAQATVERARGEHDDDHLRATVVSPAFEGKPLVQQHQLVYDALGEHMTTDIHALELKTYTPEEYAEL; from the coding sequence ATGACACCCGAGGAAGTCGCCGACATGATCGAAGCGAACCTCGACGACGCCCAGGCGACCGTCGAACGCGCCCGCGGCGAGCACGACGACGACCACCTGCGCGCCACGGTCGTCTCGCCCGCCTTCGAGGGCAAGCCGCTTGTCCAGCAGCACCAGCTCGTCTACGACGCGCTGGGTGAGCACATGACGACCGACATCCACGCGCTGGAGCTGAAGACGTACACGCCCGAGGAGTACGCCGAGCTGTAG
- a CDS encoding PH domain-containing protein encodes METLHGRVRIEWAVRSVITAVVLGGILFGLDRVAELGLGLAIPVALAVLIIAIGVGHAILLYRDWRFDLESDSLYLERGVITRVETAVPYVRVQHVDTQRGPIDRVLGLSRVVVYTAGSRGADVSVPGLTPERARRLRNELRDLAVESEPEDAV; translated from the coding sequence ATGGAAACCCTTCACGGACGCGTTCGCATCGAGTGGGCAGTCCGGTCGGTCATCACCGCGGTCGTCCTCGGTGGCATCCTGTTCGGGCTCGACCGGGTCGCCGAACTCGGGCTGGGGCTGGCGATTCCCGTCGCGCTGGCAGTCCTCATCATCGCCATCGGCGTCGGGCACGCGATACTGCTCTACCGCGACTGGCGGTTCGACCTCGAATCCGATTCGCTGTATCTCGAACGCGGCGTGATTACGCGGGTCGAGACCGCCGTCCCCTACGTCCGCGTCCAGCACGTCGACACGCAGCGCGGCCCCATCGACCGGGTGCTCGGGCTCTCCCGCGTCGTGGTCTACACCGCGGGCTCGCGCGGGGCGGACGTGTCGGTGCCGGGACTGACACCCGAGCGGGCCCGCCGACTGCGAAACGAGTTGCGCGACCTCGCGGTCGAGTCCGAACCGGAGGACGCGGTGTAG
- a CDS encoding PH domain-containing protein, which produces MRLHPISAVSRALRYGVNGLSIPFFLVVILNTVGVGSVDWLFLVAPVGLVVGVAYGAMTYLRYEYDLGEDTFDVAQGVIGRTEREIPLRRIQNVDVSQNLLHRAFGVAVVRIETAGGGGTEATLSVVAEAEANRLRREIRERRARVTAEEAAAPAAETAAEPNAGGAAETGTDVEAGERGPATAAQSPSAPPAGAESSATEGQRPATEPTQPRELTSEVLFELSPVELLALAVTRFRFRSLALLIVAIPLAEDFILGLLLSAAAPFGGPSTLDPEVMTGQEMIAVGVVGPPLLLAASILLSVVVSTLEFYDFRLGREGDDLVYERGLLQRYSGSIPREKVQTITLTETFLMRPLGFAGLTVETAGYAGSRASQGSQSAVPIAKLDRTLALARELEDFEDLEFTRPPKRARRRYAVRYSIPIVLLLAVGYLVSTTVAQIPWYLPAVAFLVVPFAAHLKWANRGFAVGEDHLLIRDGFWNRTTRVVPYYRIQTVVSEATVFQRRLDLATLVADTASSATLLGGSPTAFDLDESTVNELQTGLRERLQASLHGT; this is translated from the coding sequence ATGCGACTCCATCCAATCTCGGCGGTCTCGCGGGCGCTCCGGTACGGGGTGAACGGCCTCTCGATTCCGTTCTTCCTCGTGGTGATATTGAACACCGTCGGCGTGGGCTCGGTCGACTGGCTGTTCCTCGTCGCCCCGGTCGGGCTCGTGGTGGGTGTCGCCTACGGTGCGATGACCTACCTGCGCTACGAGTACGACCTCGGCGAGGACACCTTCGACGTGGCCCAGGGGGTCATCGGGCGAACCGAGCGCGAGATTCCGCTCCGGCGCATCCAGAACGTCGACGTGTCCCAGAACCTCCTGCACCGGGCCTTCGGTGTGGCAGTCGTCCGCATCGAGACCGCCGGTGGCGGCGGAACCGAGGCGACACTTTCGGTCGTCGCGGAGGCCGAGGCGAATCGACTCCGGCGGGAGATTCGCGAGCGCCGGGCACGAGTCACCGCCGAGGAGGCGGCCGCCCCGGCAGCCGAGACGGCCGCTGAACCCAACGCTGGAGGAGCGGCCGAGACCGGTACCGACGTCGAGGCGGGCGAGCGCGGGCCGGCAACCGCTGCCCAGTCCCCGTCAGCCCCGCCGGCAGGTGCCGAGTCCAGCGCCACCGAGGGCCAGCGTCCCGCCACCGAACCGACCCAGCCCCGCGAACTGACCAGCGAGGTGTTGTTCGAACTCTCGCCGGTCGAACTGCTCGCGCTGGCAGTGACGCGCTTCCGGTTCCGGTCGCTCGCGCTGCTCATCGTCGCCATCCCGCTCGCGGAGGATTTCATCCTCGGACTGCTGCTCAGTGCCGCGGCTCCCTTCGGCGGCCCGAGCACGCTGGACCCCGAGGTGATGACTGGCCAGGAGATGATCGCGGTCGGTGTCGTCGGGCCGCCGCTCCTGCTGGCTGCCTCCATCCTGCTGAGCGTCGTGGTCTCCACGCTCGAGTTCTACGACTTCCGGCTGGGCCGCGAGGGCGACGACCTCGTGTACGAGCGCGGCCTGCTCCAGCGCTACAGCGGTTCCATCCCCCGTGAGAAGGTCCAGACCATCACGCTCACCGAGACCTTCCTGATGCGGCCGCTCGGGTTCGCCGGCCTCACCGTCGAGACCGCGGGCTATGCAGGAAGCCGCGCCAGCCAGGGTAGCCAGTCCGCGGTCCCCATCGCGAAACTGGACCGGACGCTCGCCCTCGCCCGCGAACTGGAGGACTTCGAGGACCTGGAGTTCACCCGGCCCCCGAAACGGGCCCGCCGGCGCTACGCCGTCCGGTACAGCATCCCCATCGTGCTCCTGCTCGCGGTCGGCTACCTCGTCTCGACGACCGTCGCGCAGATTCCCTGGTACCTCCCTGCGGTCGCCTTCCTGGTGGTCCCGTTCGCTGCCCACCTGAAGTGGGCGAACCGCGGCTTCGCCGTCGGCGAGGACCACCTGCTCATCCGCGACGGCTTCTGGAACCGGACGACCCGCGTGGTGCCGTACTACCGCATCCAGACGGTCGTGAGCGAGGCGACCGTCTTCCAGCGCCGCCTCGACCTCGCGACGCTGGTCGCAGACACGGCAAGTTCGGCGACGTTGCTCGGTGGGAGTCCGACCGCGTTCGACCTCGACGAGTCGACCGTGAACGAGTTGCAGACGGGGCTTCGGGAACGATTGCAGGCGAGTCTGCACGGGACGTGA
- a CDS encoding ABC transporter ATP-binding protein, with protein MAELTLDGITKVFVEDDGNEIVAVDDVNVDIADGEFLVLVGPSGCGKSTTLRMIAGLETVTEGELRLGGDLMNHKQPADRDIAMVFQSYALYPHMTVAENMSFGLEESTDMPDDEIQQKVTEAAEMMGIGDLLDRKPRELSGGQQQRVALGRAIVRDPSVFLMDEPLSNLDAKLRAKMRTELQRIQEDLGVSTVYVTHDQTEAMTMGDRIAILDDGILQQVGTPLECYHEPNNEFVADFIGEPSMNFFDVEVQGNRLEAEKFSYPVSQETLDAVGDATELTLGIRPEDIEIRSDVEGDHDFETVVDVVEPTGDENNLYLTFDPEAANPDTFIVTIGGMQRVEAGQPVVAHIPEEAIHLFDANTGEALKNRSLENVEALGQPV; from the coding sequence ATGGCTGAACTGACGCTCGACGGCATCACCAAGGTGTTCGTCGAAGACGACGGGAACGAGATCGTGGCCGTCGACGACGTGAACGTCGACATCGCTGATGGGGAATTCCTGGTCCTCGTCGGCCCGTCGGGGTGTGGGAAGTCCACCACCCTGCGGATGATCGCCGGGCTGGAGACCGTCACCGAGGGCGAGCTTCGCCTCGGTGGCGACCTGATGAACCACAAGCAGCCGGCGGACCGCGACATCGCGATGGTGTTCCAGTCCTACGCGCTGTACCCGCACATGACCGTCGCCGAGAACATGAGCTTCGGGCTCGAGGAGTCGACGGACATGCCGGACGACGAGATACAGCAGAAGGTCACCGAGGCCGCGGAGATGATGGGTATCGGCGACCTGCTCGACCGCAAGCCCCGGGAGCTCTCCGGCGGCCAGCAACAGCGTGTCGCCCTGGGCCGCGCCATCGTGCGCGACCCCTCGGTGTTCCTGATGGACGAGCCGCTGTCGAACCTCGACGCCAAGCTGCGCGCGAAGATGCGCACCGAACTCCAGCGCATCCAGGAGGACCTCGGCGTCTCCACCGTCTACGTCACCCACGACCAGACGGAGGCGATGACGATGGGCGACCGCATCGCCATCCTCGACGACGGCATCCTCCAGCAGGTCGGGACGCCGCTGGAGTGCTACCACGAGCCGAACAACGAGTTCGTCGCGGACTTCATCGGCGAGCCCTCGATGAACTTCTTCGACGTCGAGGTGCAGGGCAATCGCCTCGAAGCCGAGAAGTTCTCCTACCCGGTTTCCCAGGAGACGCTCGACGCCGTCGGAGACGCGACGGAGCTCACGCTGGGTATCCGGCCCGAAGACATCGAGATTCGCTCGGATGTCGAGGGCGACCACGACTTCGAGACCGTCGTGGACGTGGTCGAGCCGACCGGCGACGAGAACAACCTCTACCTCACCTTCGACCCCGAGGCGGCCAACCCGGACACGTTCATCGTGACCATCGGCGGCATGCAGCGCGTCGAGGCCGGCCAGCCGGTCGTCGCGCACATCCCCGAGGAGGCCATCCACCTGTTCGACGCGAACACGGGGGAGGCGCTGAAGAACCGTTCGCTTGAGAACGTGGAAGCGCTCGGCCAGCCGGTCTAA
- a CDS encoding carbohydrate ABC transporter permease, whose protein sequence is MSNATATADDSVQLFGYSLRRVLLYAVLAGMATFYLIPIETGLMTSLKSNAVYTGDAPYLPPLSPAAFTLENWAQAFDGLASGLFNSLLLTIPATILSAVFGSMAAFGLTSVHWKRQVGIYALFVAGIFIPYQAVLVPLSQFWYSIVPLQEWFEPFALLLPLIQEHHWKILALVITHTAYGIPICTLLFRSYYKDLSGEMVEAARLDGATVYKIYRRIILPLSIPMFAVTFIYQFTQIWNDLLFALIIVQSGDASVVTMDLAGLGVSQSGTNFPLRMAAAFVTALPTLLVYIFFGEQFAKGVTA, encoded by the coding sequence ATGAGCAACGCAACAGCGACCGCCGACGACTCCGTACAGCTATTCGGATACTCGCTCCGGCGAGTCCTGCTCTACGCCGTCCTCGCCGGGATGGCGACGTTCTACCTCATCCCCATCGAGACGGGGCTGATGACCTCGCTGAAGAGCAACGCGGTCTACACGGGCGATGCCCCGTACCTGCCACCGCTCTCGCCGGCGGCGTTCACCCTGGAGAACTGGGCACAGGCGTTCGACGGCCTCGCGAGTGGCCTGTTCAACAGCCTGTTGCTGACGATTCCGGCGACCATCCTCTCGGCGGTGTTCGGGAGCATGGCCGCCTTCGGGCTGACGAGCGTCCACTGGAAGCGCCAGGTCGGCATCTACGCCCTGTTCGTCGCGGGTATCTTCATCCCGTACCAGGCCGTGCTGGTGCCGCTCTCGCAGTTCTGGTACAGCATCGTCCCGCTGCAGGAATGGTTCGAACCGTTCGCATTGCTGTTGCCGCTCATCCAGGAGCACCACTGGAAGATCCTGGCACTCGTCATCACGCACACCGCGTACGGGATTCCCATCTGTACGCTGCTGTTCCGCTCGTACTACAAGGACCTCTCCGGTGAGATGGTCGAGGCGGCTCGGCTGGACGGTGCCACGGTCTACAAGATCTACCGGCGCATCATCCTGCCGCTGTCCATCCCGATGTTCGCAGTGACGTTCATCTACCAGTTCACGCAGATCTGGAACGACCTGCTGTTCGCGCTCATCATCGTACAGTCCGGTGACGCGTCGGTCGTGACGATGGACCTCGCAGGCCTCGGCGTCTCGCAGTCCGGGACAAACTTCCCGCTGCGCATGGCCGCAGCGTTCGTCACGGCGCTGCCGACGCTGCTGGTGTACATCTTCTTCGGAGAACAGTTCGCGAAAGGAGTAACCGCCTAA
- a CDS encoding carbohydrate ABC transporter permease, translated as MRKKLTQLKQALANRRREVRTDGGEAQAERSFLDRTSVQSAPFWLPPFLLVGLFVYGAIIWNVVISLTDLAGFTASPDYSNLDLENYVIAFTGGTPSWSNLSIEPIWNSARNTLVLMVAFTAICLVLGLLLAILVDQKIRYENTFRTVYLLPMSLSFVVTAKFWLFMYNRESGLINVVITSLGFDSVGIVQNPQLKLAAVIFALIWQFSGYAMVVYLAGLRAIPNEHFEAARVDGASTVRMYWRIIIPQLRTATISAAVVLVVFALKAFDFLYSMYGGYQPGPSADILATRMVREAYSNGNWAYGSAIAVVLFLMALAIVAPYLYTQYQRGQL; from the coding sequence ATGCGCAAGAAACTTACACAACTCAAACAGGCACTCGCAAACCGTCGGCGGGAGGTGCGGACCGATGGTGGCGAGGCGCAGGCGGAACGGTCGTTCCTGGACCGGACCAGCGTCCAGTCCGCACCGTTCTGGCTGCCGCCGTTCCTGCTCGTGGGCCTGTTCGTCTACGGGGCCATCATCTGGAACGTCGTCATCTCACTGACGGACCTCGCCGGCTTTACGGCCTCGCCGGACTACAGCAACCTCGACCTCGAGAACTACGTCATCGCGTTCACCGGTGGGACACCCTCGTGGTCGAACCTGTCCATCGAACCCATCTGGAACTCGGCGCGGAACACACTGGTCCTGATGGTCGCATTCACGGCCATCTGTCTGGTGCTCGGCCTGCTGCTGGCCATCCTCGTCGACCAGAAGATCCGGTACGAGAACACCTTCCGGACGGTGTACCTGCTCCCGATGAGCCTCTCGTTCGTCGTGACGGCGAAGTTCTGGCTGTTCATGTACAACCGCGAATCCGGGCTCATCAACGTCGTCATCACGTCGCTCGGGTTCGATTCCGTCGGCATCGTCCAGAATCCACAGTTGAAACTCGCGGCGGTGATATTCGCGCTCATCTGGCAGTTCAGCGGCTACGCCATGGTCGTCTACCTCGCCGGCCTGCGCGCGATTCCGAACGAACACTTCGAGGCCGCACGTGTCGACGGTGCGAGCACCGTTCGCATGTACTGGCGCATCATCATCCCACAGCTGCGGACCGCGACCATCAGTGCGGCGGTCGTGCTTGTCGTCTTCGCGCTGAAGGCGTTCGACTTCCTGTACTCGATGTACGGGGGGTACCAGCCAGGGCCGTCCGCGGACATCCTCGCGACCCGCATGGTCCGTGAGGCGTACAGCAACGGGAACTGGGCGTACGGGTCGGCCATCGCGGTCGTCCTGTTCCTGATGGCACTCGCCATCGTCGCGCCGTACCTCTACACGCAGTACCAGCGGGGGCAATTATGA
- a CDS encoding ABC transporter substrate-binding protein: MTGHDSTSDVSRRSILKTAGAAGAAGLTGLSGCIGGLTGGGESQEPIELLHAWSSGDGSDAIAALLEGFQEEHPDVEFAEEPVNGAARKNLGTVIQNRMQSNNPPSTWQAWPGKNLEKFAGAYGDLEGDVWDDDMKSNYLPGPKKQAQLDGTYVTVPLNIHRINNLFYNTAVVEEAGVDPSSIETPDDLTAAMQKVADNTDATPMAQQTSSNWSTVQLWATVLLGQAGQSGYNAFVNGNGKEAQVKKALQTVKDYSEFYFDDSASISWTEGNSRFMKDQAAFIHQGDWAAGAYSGNDDFNYGEDWDHVPFPGTDGYYALNMDSFPFPSNNPSPEATKTFLSYCGSTDAQIRFNQKKGSIPPRKDADPSKLNTFQQDQFDDFTSSEAQPPSIQHGLALSPAIRTNVLDAFSGFIESYDVDKTTRQLLGSFS, encoded by the coding sequence ATGACAGGACACGATTCAACCTCTGACGTTTCGCGGCGTAGTATCTTGAAAACAGCCGGCGCTGCCGGTGCAGCCGGACTGACAGGACTCTCCGGATGTATCGGTGGCCTTACCGGTGGCGGTGAGAGCCAGGAGCCCATCGAACTGCTCCACGCCTGGAGTAGCGGCGACGGCTCCGACGCCATCGCAGCGCTCCTCGAAGGGTTCCAGGAGGAACACCCCGACGTGGAGTTCGCGGAGGAACCGGTCAACGGTGCCGCCCGGAAGAACCTCGGGACGGTCATCCAGAACCGGATGCAGTCGAACAACCCGCCGAGCACGTGGCAGGCGTGGCCGGGGAAGAACCTCGAGAAGTTCGCCGGCGCGTACGGCGACCTCGAGGGTGACGTCTGGGACGACGACATGAAGAGCAACTACCTGCCGGGACCGAAGAAGCAGGCCCAGCTCGACGGGACGTACGTCACGGTTCCCCTCAACATCCACCGTATCAACAACCTCTTCTACAACACGGCGGTCGTCGAGGAGGCCGGTGTCGACCCATCCAGCATCGAGACCCCGGACGACCTCACGGCCGCGATGCAGAAGGTCGCCGACAACACCGACGCGACCCCGATGGCCCAGCAGACCAGCTCCAACTGGTCGACGGTCCAGCTCTGGGCGACCGTGCTGCTCGGGCAGGCCGGCCAGTCCGGCTACAACGCCTTCGTCAACGGGAACGGCAAGGAGGCCCAGGTGAAGAAGGCACTCCAGACGGTCAAGGACTACTCGGAGTTCTACTTCGACGACTCCGCGTCCATCTCGTGGACCGAGGGCAACTCCCGCTTCATGAAGGACCAGGCTGCATTCATCCACCAGGGTGACTGGGCAGCGGGTGCCTACAGCGGCAACGACGACTTCAACTACGGCGAGGACTGGGACCACGTCCCGTTCCCGGGCACCGACGGCTACTACGCCCTCAACATGGACTCGTTCCCGTTCCCGTCGAACAACCCGTCGCCCGAGGCGACGAAGACGTTCCTCAGCTACTGTGGCTCGACGGACGCCCAGATCCGCTTCAACCAGAAGAAGGGCTCCATCCCGCCGCGCAAGGACGCCGACCCGTCCAAGCTGAACACGTTCCAGCAGGACCAGTTCGACGACTTCACCAGCTCGGAGGCGCAGCCGCCGTCCATCCAGCACGGCCTCGCCCTCTCGCCGGCGATCCGGACGAACGTCCTCGACGCGTTCAGTGGTTTCATCGAGTCCTACGACGTGGACAAGACCACGAGGCAGCTCCTCGGGTCGTTCAGCTAA
- a CDS encoding aspartate ammonia-lyase, which produces MSDDFRTEQDSLGEMQVPADAYWGAQTQRAVENFPISGLTFGRRFVRALGVVKKAAAQANRDLEMIPEDKAECIIEAADEVIAGEHDDQFPVDVFQTGSGTSSNMNANEVISNRATELYGGEIGSREIHPNDHVNFGQSSNDVIPTAMHVAALEAVEKDVIPALDTLREALEEKAEEFDGIVKTGRTHLQDATPVRLGQEFGGYKTQVEKGLVRVDNTREHLAELALGGTAVGTGLNTHPEFPERAAEYITKETGVQFREADDHFEAQAAHDAMSEAHGALRTVAGSLNKIANDLRLLASGPRNGLGELEQPENQPGSSIMPGKINPVVAEAVNQLHKQVVGNDAAVSAGAAEGQIDLNLYKPLLAYNFLQSAELISNGSEVFARKFVAKLEANEEHCEEQVEQSMALATALNPHIGYDKASTAAKTALKEGKTVRQVVIEKGYLSEEEADEIIDPEAMTHRGILGQDD; this is translated from the coding sequence ATGTCCGACGACTTCCGCACCGAGCAGGACAGCCTCGGCGAGATGCAGGTACCGGCCGACGCCTACTGGGGGGCACAGACCCAGCGCGCGGTCGAGAACTTCCCCATCTCCGGGCTCACGTTCGGGCGTCGTTTCGTCCGTGCACTGGGCGTCGTGAAGAAGGCCGCCGCGCAGGCGAACCGCGACCTCGAGATGATTCCCGAGGACAAGGCGGAGTGCATCATCGAGGCCGCCGACGAGGTCATCGCCGGCGAGCACGACGACCAGTTCCCGGTCGACGTGTTCCAGACCGGGTCGGGGACCTCCTCGAATATGAACGCCAACGAGGTCATCTCGAACCGCGCCACCGAACTGTACGGCGGCGAGATCGGGAGCCGCGAGATCCACCCGAACGACCACGTCAACTTCGGGCAGTCCTCGAACGACGTCATCCCGACCGCGATGCACGTCGCCGCCCTCGAAGCCGTCGAGAAGGACGTCATCCCGGCGCTCGACACGCTCCGCGAGGCCCTCGAAGAGAAGGCCGAGGAGTTCGACGGTATCGTCAAGACGGGCCGTACCCACCTGCAGGACGCCACGCCGGTCCGACTCGGTCAGGAGTTCGGCGGCTACAAGACGCAGGTCGAGAAGGGCCTCGTCCGCGTCGACAACACCCGCGAACACCTCGCCGAACTCGCCCTCGGTGGCACCGCGGTCGGGACGGGGCTGAACACCCACCCCGAGTTCCCCGAGCGCGCCGCCGAGTACATCACGAAGGAGACCGGCGTCCAGTTCCGCGAGGCCGACGACCACTTCGAGGCACAGGCCGCCCACGACGCCATGTCCGAGGCACACGGTGCCCTCCGGACCGTCGCCGGCAGCCTGAACAAGATCGCGAACGACCTGCGCCTGCTCGCCTCCGGCCCCCGCAACGGGCTCGGTGAACTCGAGCAGCCGGAGAACCAGCCCGGTTCGTCCATCATGCCCGGCAAGATCAACCCGGTCGTCGCCGAGGCCGTCAACCAGCTCCACAAGCAGGTCGTCGGCAACGACGCGGCCGTCTCCGCCGGTGCGGCCGAGGGGCAGATCGACCTGAACCTCTACAAACCGCTGCTGGCGTACAACTTCCTGCAGTCCGCCGAACTCATCTCGAACGGGAGCGAGGTGTTCGCCCGGAAGTTCGTCGCGAAGCTGGAGGCCAACGAGGAACACTGCGAGGAGCAGGTCGAGCAGTCGATGGCGCTCGCGACCGCGCTCAACCCGCACATCGGCTACGACAAGGCCAGCACGGCCGCCAAGACCGCACTGAAGGAGGGCAAGACGGTCCGCCAGGTCGTCATCGAGAAGGGCTACCTCAGCGAGGAGGAGGCCGACGAGATCATCGACCCCGAGGCGATGACCCACCGCGGCATCCTCGGTCAGGACGACTGA
- a CDS encoding HVO_2901 family zinc finger protein, with amino-acid sequence MHTCRNCNQSFSTELALEMHVDTCEKGQLFCEECGDRFSERVATRDGWHYRCPNDDCDGEGLGEDIIQIEDIRAATQ; translated from the coding sequence ATGCACACCTGTCGTAACTGCAACCAATCGTTCAGCACAGAGCTTGCCCTAGAGATGCACGTAGACACATGCGAGAAAGGACAGCTCTTTTGTGAGGAATGTGGTGACCGATTCTCCGAGCGCGTTGCGACACGCGATGGTTGGCATTATCGATGCCCGAACGACGACTGCGACGGGGAAGGACTTGGGGAAGATATTATTCAGATAGAAGATATTCGCGCGGCGACGCAGTAA